One genomic segment of Chloroflexaceae bacterium includes these proteins:
- a CDS encoding FeoC-like transcriptional regulator yields MLHEVLQALETAGGPVRLNELSQRLGVDPGVLEDMLAFWVRKGRLQLADGEVCGGGCGACGLRAEVCVFNTGGPRTITLIERGRK; encoded by the coding sequence TTGCTACACGAGGTCTTACAGGCGCTAGAAACGGCCGGCGGCCCGGTGAGGCTCAATGAATTAAGCCAGCGGCTGGGGGTCGATCCGGGCGTGTTAGAGGATATGCTTGCCTTCTGGGTGCGCAAAGGGCGCTTGCAGCTTGCCGACGGAGAAGTGTGCGGCGGGGGTTGCGGCGCTTGCGGTCTACGGGCCGAGGTATGCGTCTTCAACACCGGCGGCCCGCGGACGATCACGCTGATCGAGCGGGGGCGAAAGTAG